In the genome of Calliopsis andreniformis isolate RMS-2024a chromosome 10, iyCalAndr_principal, whole genome shotgun sequence, one region contains:
- the Taf12 gene encoding TATA-box binding protein associated factor 12, which produces MSQQTALVQTTSAGSDITPVLGSLQSIGPNTQTSSTVPNIQSGNTVVQILQPQTQSQQTQFVTQPPKQVVQQSSTQQQQQQQQQQQQQQQQQQSSFNDFPQFLTKTRLQDLVKEVDPTEQLDEEVEEMLLQLADDFVETTVNAACLLAKHRHANTVEVKDVQLHLERNWNMWIPGFGTDEVRPYKRATVTEAHKQRLALIRKSIKKY; this is translated from the exons ATGTCGCAACAAACTGCTCTAGTACAAACTACCAGTGCAGGATCAGACATTACGCCTGTACTTGGTAGTTTGCAGTCCATTGGACCTAATACTCAAACTTCCTCTACTGTACCTAATATACAAAGTGGCAATACAGTAGTACAAATTTTGCAACCTCAGACTCAGTCACAGCAAACGCAATTTGTAACCCAACCACCCAAACAAGTAGTACAACAATCATCTacacagcaacagcagcagcaacagcaacagcaacaacaacagcagcagcaacaacaaagtTCCTTTAACGATTTTCCACAG TTTTTAACTAAAACACGATTACAAGATCTTGTAAAGGAAGTGGATCCTACTGAACAACTAGATGAAGAAGTAGAGGAAATGCTATTGCAACTGGCAGATGATTTTGTGGAAACAACTGTTAATGCAGCATGTTTGTTAGCAAAGCACCGTCATGCTAATACTGTAGAAGTAAAAGATGTTCAATTACATTTAG AAAGGAATTGGAATATGTGGATTCCTGGATTTGGTACAGATGAAGTGCGTCCATATAAGCGTGCAACAGTTACAGAAGCTCACAAACAGAGATTGGCACTTATACGAAAATCAATCAAAAAATATTAG